ATGAATCGCTTTCAAATTACATATCTTTCAACTTCTAAACACAGTGTTGTTATTTGTGCTGAGATATTACCGTCTCACCTCTATGTCACCTGTAGCTTTAGGTTCTTCCTTGTCGGGTCTAATCTTCAGTTTAGATTGCTTAGCTTTGATGGCAATCTTCAGTTTAGATCTCTTAGCTTTGATGACAGATTTAGAACTCCCTTGTCTCTCTCTTTTCTGGAgtaaaatgtcaataaaatgtAAGGAGCATATATACTTGATGTGTAACGCAAACATGTACTGCTATAGCATTGTTTGGGACTAATTACAAAGTCATGTAATATAGCAACCTTTGTTGGTAGAGACCAACCTACCTGGGAAAACTCAAATGTCATGATTTGAGCAGAGCACATTTATCATGTTAGCAGTATACTGACAATCCACAAAAGGGCTTTCATGCACAGAAAtagtataaaataaaatattaaaactcgCAAATGCTTGGAGAAGTGGCATCTTGTATTGTGTAATAAGAGAGAGCGTATGAGCACCTGCTTCCGTGgctttttatgaagttttttacCACCAGCTTGaaatttgtcaacttttttgacagtctGGCGTAGACACAACTGCCAGGCAGATAATCCCCTGAGACTTCCTTGGCCCTGTAATAAAGATTTCAAGACCAAAATAAATTCACTGAGATTGAGAGACAGAATATCCATCCCAGATAACATGTCCAGTTAAAAGAAATTAGAAACTTCATTTTCTCTCttccatagaaaacaaaaagATGATTGAAAAGAAACCTTAACAAGATTTAAAAGTTTTTGTTGAACATTATCCCAAACCATGAGCAAAAGTCAAAATAACAGAAAGATAGGCTGTGTTACTTTGAGAAAATATCAGGATGTCATTACAAGTATACTATAATTTAATGCCCAGAAACAAGATATGTTTGTCTAGCATATACACGACTTTACTTAAACTGTTAACATCTTATATGAGGCTGATGGAAGAAATTTACAGATTGACATTTCCTCTCACATAGCTACATTTAATAACAGTGTTTCTAATGAAAGAAtgaatttacttgattttgctgTTCACCTTCTAGATGCCCtatatgttttgtttcagaTTTTCTTTTATGCTTGGTTTAGGATTTTCCTTTTACGCTTTGTTTCAGATTTTCTTCTTACCTCAAAAGTTCCGTGTCCTCCAGGTCTTTTCTGCTCCGTCTTTCCTTCTTCGTTGGGTTTCCCATCAATACTGTCAGTTGCTTCTAAACCACTAGGTGTCGACACCTTATTCTCTACTGCAGGTCCAGTTGGGTAGGCAGTTTTCATGACAACAAAATCTGTATCTCCTACTTCTCTTTCTGAGATGTCCCCGATTTCAAGGTCACTTCTATCTGCGTCTGTGGTGTGTTTCTGAATCTGATTTTGTTGATCGCTATTGCTAGCTTGATCCAAACCCGAtacaaaaaacaagtcattcaAGCTGGACTGAGGACCGTCACTGGGAACTTCAGCAGACAGATTTGCCAATTCTTcagtgaaaataatatcattattattatcatcttgGCCATCAATAACCTCAATCCCACTTGGTTCCATATTCCAAAAAGCCTGTTCAGAAACAGTTACTGCATCCTCCGGACCACTAGCCATAGAAAATATGTCACTCATGAGATCTTCACACACTTGTTCTCCATCATTCGCAATCTCTTGGTGTCCTTGTCTGCAATTTTTGCTCCTTGTTTCATCAATGCCATCTATTGGTGCAAAAGTTCCATGAACCTCACTATTTCCCATGTCTCCAATGTCCCTGTCAAAGCTGATATTTTCCTTTGCACCAGGTACTTCTATCACTGACCCATCAATCAGGTCAAAATCTTGATCACTGCTTTCCCCGTCTTCTTGGACACCCATCAAAACAACCATTTCAGCTTTACTTTCCtgtgatttgtatgttttgacaTGTCTCTCAGTAGTACTTTCATCATCTTCGGAAATGCTATCACCAGCTTCAAACTCATCATCACCAACTTTCCCGGTATACCTATCCCTGTCGGGTGTACTGGTACACCAGAGTGAATCATCTTGTAGTCCTGTAGTGAGATGCTCAACAAGTTCAAGGTATCTCTTTCTGTTACAGTTTTCTCCATCCTTACTTTCAACATCACTCCTCTCAGTGTCAGTCTCACTTATCATGTTTTCTGAACACAGCAGATCTCCATCACAGACACTTCCAGCTGGAGGACAAACCTTTCTCCCCTTCCCTGAAATCAAATCTTGATCTGGAAAATGTGAATTTGATCCTGATTGTCTTTTCTCTAAAGCATCTTTGGAAGACACTAAAGACTTCTGCACAACGTCCTTCTGTTGCTGCTCTGTAGACATCCACTGACGGTATTTTGCAGTACCTCCATAACCAGCTCTGACATTTTTGCTCACAGACCGCTTTTCCTTTGCCATAGAATGGCGGGGTTGCTGAACACATCCAACATGTTGCTGTCTTCTGGAAAGTTGACTTGGCATTCTCTCTATGAACTCATGAAACTGGTCTCTGGTCTGCTGGACATCACTCCATTTCTTTGCAGCACTCTGAACTACACACGCATTTCCGTGTAGACTTCTCTTTCTTTTCTGTCTTCTCTTAGCTTTGAAAAAGCTCATACCACCTGGGCATTCCTTTACGGTAGAGGCATGTGTGCCCACAGCCATCATGTTTGTTCCTTTAATGAATAAAGAACTCaatattgtatgttgaaatgtaGAAAATGTTTGTGGCATTTGCTACATTGCTCTTAACTAAAAATACGCAtacatgtcttgtacttttatAGTAAGAAAATCATGGTaaaatcatgtcaaaaatatcgtCCAAGGGAAACATGGCACCTGATGTTGCATGAAATCGCATGCATATTAATGTTAAGATATGCTGTGTATGACAATGGTGAAAAGTGATGCTCTAAATTGCTGAAGAATTATGTCcttgaaagaagaaaataaaatatatgcctATCTAActacaaattttcatttgctCATTTCCATTTACAATTATACACAACTGGAACAGTGTGGAATAGTTGGTAAAAAGCATGACCACAGAAAGAAATCACATCTCCTCACCCCGACCACCCTCTCCAAATAGTGTGGTCCTATAGCATGCatgcttgttttcaacattttatctaATGGTATGGTTCTATACTGACAATTTCTCAGAATGAACAACTGTGATCTTACTATAGATCAGAGGCCTGTTAAAATTATTTAACAGAATAATGTACTGCACCTTCATTTCTACAACATATttgacaaactatttttgttAATTCATAGAATGAGATTTCAATTAAACAAACATTGTCAGAGACGAGGGTACAATATGTgtaactggaattttcatgatAACATTTAAATGAAAGCTTTATGAGACTTTGACATATTAGTGAACATGACCCGCATGTTAGTAAGGTGTTTCTAACCGTCAAAACATAGTGTCAATGAAACTTTGCCcacatttggtttgatgtgGCAGGTCAGAATGAATATAcataactacatgtatgtttacccctgggaacatgcatatcaagtttcaaagcatttggacgagcgatttcagagaaaaaaattcaccaaaaatggaaaaaattagcaaaaaaaaaacaaatatgaaaatttaacccCAATTTGAAAACACACGACTGAAGTTGCCTCTAGGCACATGAATACCaagttcaaagcaatcagaatagtTGAtttggagaaaatgattttttgaccaaaaatacaaaaaattgcccccaaaataagaATATGAaactttcaccacaatttgaacaaatctgacagaggtcAACCCTGGGATAATGCATACCAAGTtccaaggcaatgggatgagctctttcagaaaagaagatattttgacaaaaaatgggaaaaattgctgCACAAATACAAACTAtcgaaatttcaccacaatttgaacaaatctaactaaagTCACCATAAtgagaacctgcataccaagtttcaaccaaatatggcctgtggttacagagttttaccAATTTGCTGGATTTTCCCGTTTTTTACCTCCTTTGCGTATTTTTGACAcagacatgttcatttgaatgaaTTCACACCTCCAACTCTGGTTGCACCTGTACAACAAATaataagatggtaggtgctgtggTTTTGGAGTTGTTGATGTACCCTTACCGCCGACCTACCATATAAGCtttcttgtgtacacacacacacacacaatatatatatatatatatatatatatatatatatatatatatatatatattatatatattatatatatatatatatatatatatatatatatatataggtatatatatatatatatatatatatatatatatatatatatatatatatatatatatatatatatatatatatatatatatatatatatatacacacacaccaaatgtgagctaaaaactatgTATGGAATAGAATGTCTGTTTTCTtgacattaaaatttcaatttttttcccatttctGAAATCTAACATGCTAATCTTCAATTCAGAGAAAAAATATGGCAAATTGTTGACAGTGGCAAACTGTCTCTATCACCCCTGAAGCAGTCTACCTGTACACATGACAAAGCAGCAATTTACACATTGTACATTACTCTGATTTTTAAATATCATCAATGAGAGTGAAGCTCTTCCTCTGACAACATGTGCAATTACATTcatttatatgtacatgtaaaggcCTTTCATATTAATTGGTAATGATGATTTAattgtctttgttttgtttgtttgttttgttcaagaTATTTGCTCTGCCTAAACTTAaccaaaaattacttcaaagtAACACTGGAAAGTAAATTGCCACAACTATGGTTACATTCGCTATTGCCTCTGTTTATTGCAGCCATTTATTCCCCCTTTTAAATATCAACAGGTTCACCCTTGGTGAGTGTAAAATGTGGTGGTGGATGTTAACATCACTGAACCTCTCAACAGCTGACAGCAGCTCAGTGCTCTGAGCAGTCCATGACATGAATGCTTGCAATGCTTTGCTATTAGCCTTGAACTGTAGGTAGAAGTAATTTGTGAGATTTCAGTAAAcatgaaatgtttacaaaagaTAGACACAAGGCGTGCAATGATTTTGACAGTTCCTCCACAATATTGTAATTTGAAGCTAAAACAATCACTCTATGAACTCATTAGCTTGAGTTGATTTACAGAATTAAAGAGTCCCTCTAGTCTCTGAATGAAAttgtgtatatacatgtacaaggaCAGGCATATAGCTTGACAATACAATCAGTACACCATGATACTTTTTTATACTCAAGGAGCCAAATTctttaacaagcgacctagcggccgatatagctccgctgtgtttatgtagagaataactatttttgacacatgttgatgaagaaggtggaaatctttgatagctcaatgcagtggccagaaaaaagtggctaaaatagctgcaaaaatacacaattgaagatttcatcatactttgaatatatcacatcggatcatccctaagaacatgtcaaccaaagctatctgatgagtagttttttgagaataaattttctgaccaaaaatggcaacaattgatCCCCCCACcaaaaaaatgcagatttcatcataatttcaaaagatcaaatttaggttcatctatggaaacctgtatacgaaatttcaaagctgttagaccagtactttttgagaaatatatgttttgaccaaaaatggctaaaattgcccaaaaaattcaaaattgcagatttcatcataattccaataaatatcatttagttcatctatagaaacctgtatgccaaatttcaaagctatcagatgagtactttttgagaaacacattttttgaccaaaaatggctaaagttgcccccaaaatacaaaattacagatttcatcagaaattcaatatatattacttagctcatctgtaggaacctgtataccaaatttcaaagctttcagaccaatactttttgagtaacacatttttgaccaaaaatggcaaaaattgcccaaaattacaaaattgcagatttcatcataatttcaataaatatcattaaggtgatctgtaggaacctgtatacaaaattgcaaagctatcagatgagtagttttggaaatacacattttttgcccaaaaatggcaaaaattgccccaaaaatacaaaattacagatttcatcagaaattccatatatattacttagttcatctatagaaacctgtataccggatttcaaaactatcagatcagtacgttatgagaaatacattttttgaccaaaaatggcaaaaattgccttaaaaatgcaaatttgcatatttctgcataatttgaacaaattgaaatagatcatccctagggaaatatgtaccaaatatcaaagctatctgactagtagttttgaagaagaagatttttaaagatttttttacaaaaaatgacaaaaattgccttaaaaatacaaatatgcaaatttcaccacgatttgaacaaatctgactgaagtcaccctaagtaaactgcatatcaaatttcaaagcaatcggacaagcggtttcagagaagaagattttttaccaaaaacaccaaaaaatgccccaaaaatacaaatatgcaaatttcaccacgatttgaacaaactgaagtgaggttaccccaagtgaagtgcatataaaatttcaaagcaattggacttgcagtttcagaggagaaggcaattgttgacggacgacgacggacgacgacgacgacggacgacgacggacgacgacggaaaatcaacctatttgataagctccgcgtcgctgacagcggagctaaaaattggtTAACATCCCAAGAAAAGTCTGATGAACTTGCACAAAAGGGCACTAATAGGAACTAAATATACTATGTATCTCTACAAAGATCTATTACAAATTTACattctgaaaatcaaaatgaactcCCAAAGTGATCTCATGATCGGCACATATATATCCGAGTATCGTGGTTATGTTGTATCATATCTATGAAAACTGGTACGCACATGGTAACTTTTAAGACAAGTAATCATACCTGGGTTGTCAGTACAGGAAGCCTCAGCTGCTGTTTGTTGTGTATTCTGTAAACCAGCCATCTTGGGAGGCTGTggatatgaaataaaattttacatcaattgttcaatattcatatTCAATTGCTCCAAGGAAACATTACACAGACTGGAAGAGAATTAGTTCTTCAGAGATTCTTAATTTTGATGTAcaggaaaataaatgtatgttcTCATCATAAAGAAACACTAGTAGCGGATTTCAATTACAAGAATTAAGTAGTTCAAAATCCCATAGTCTGCTTTGACTCATACATGTGGTTCACTTATGTATCTAAATAATCTGAAGACAAAAATAAGGATGTGATTCTAAAATAGTGATGAATATGATTCATAGATTTGTCCAATTATTCAGAGTCAGACAATACATTGACCatggttttaaaatgttttaaaggaCAACTACActgtaagtgaggctacccacaattctccatgatctgtacacatggagatcactcactgaactgaagcaaatttcttctgtacacagaacaacctggtccatatttcaaaattctggcaacatagttctgataatcataattttctgatttctcactgtgaataatgagaagatcaactcCTTTTccacggaggagatagcaattttgtaattttgtcgacatagatttttgacggccatacacaatattttcaaggaaactaagggaataagttgcatctgtgttggcaaaagaaagggtattgattttttttaatgttcgtaacaaaggaaatttgcatgtctgacaggtggtatgatgagaccatcttagttgcttaTAACTTTATCATgaaaagtgtgcaatttttagcatctccaaacatcgacttctcattcaatttactcttgaattttaaacataatcaataattttggaacatagttttaacaaataatcctgaacttaaattttaatttaaaaattgttgagaaactgataaaattgaaaaagcctttagcaaaaaatgtctgagtgaacaaatcaaggggaaatgtgggtagcctcacttactgtgaactAGGAGCCAATACACATGTGTGAAGAAAAATTTCTGCTCAACGCAGCTTGTTTGAAGAAAAATTTCTGCTCAACGCAGCTTGTTTGAAGACAAATTTCTGCTCAACGCAGCTGCACACAATTGTCAATCACACACACATTCTATGTAAACATTATAAAATTTAACAAGTCTGCAGATTACAATCACACCAATGCATCTGCTACCAAATTTAACATGTCATGATGCAAGGCACGGCTTCATGATGCATGGAAATTGCAATCAGAGTGACACATTAATGACTCAGTTGCATAAATCTGcaaatcacaaaaaatgttcAGTGGATTCATAATCTTCATTGATAGCATTTTCAATgacttttgattaaaaaaatgaatataatGTTCATGCTGACAGTAGGCTTGCTTCCATGCTTGATCAATCAGTCAGTGTGTGGGCTTAGTTGTTTCATGTTCATGCCGCCTTGTGCGAAAATATGAGTTGTCAAGAAAGGCATGCAATGATACATGCTGCTTTAATTGCAACAGGTAAATGGCCTCTCACACTCCAATATCAAAGTACTCGTATGTAAacattatacacatattgactggccatgagggcaacagcgtATGTCTGTACCCCAAGGGACCGTAAGTCACCCACAAAAACAGACTGTATCCCGAGGGAagcagtctgtttttgggggtgactcacaggcccaagaggttaaagacgtatgctatCGCCCGCATGGCCAGTctatatgtgttttataacacaccttatccatagccatgcataagaacatactatacacaaaactagTCAAATACgtgatgtaatatgttgaagtggttcggcaaaaaaaacgttttttccgacagggtcgcaatacttccGCAAAATGTTCAATGCACCTTGATTatcgttttcattcattttgagaccttgttggaaaccagagcattcagttcttcttcagaaagtaggataaaccgagaaatttctcgactatcgtttcgctcggcCGCAAAcggcatctttgtttacattccagttcgtgcatgcgccaatgtttttttgacgtcagcgggcatcattttacggaactgatgcctggcaggcaacagttccgacaaatgatgcctgatgacatcatttacgtggatcagcacaaaaagaacgcatcccacgtgactatcaattggcgaattagaacacagactgcggattaGGTGTGTTATAATGCACAATGACGACTTACTTACAGAACTGCATACGagttttttagttttcttcaatctgactagaaaaaaaaacatttttgttttgctttcccTATGACAAggatttcaatatactgttatgatataatagcaataaataacACCCGGcaacggtataccacaagattttgaccagttcacaacatatattcactcgctatcactcgtgcatatatgtcgtgaactggtcaaaatctcgttgtataccgtcgctgggtgtgctttattgcttaaatatctaCGGGTGAAAATCATATAGCACTTCACTTACCAGATACTTATAAGTTTGTTGTAATCGCTTCTTTCCCTCGTTAATACTTtttgatttcaatctttttatCCTTTTCCTCTGTTTTCCAGCAGTGAATGGGTGGCTCTCATGTTTAGCAGCTTTCTTCTTAACTTGTTTACTTCTCCCACTTTCCATGTCACTGACAAACTTTACGTGTCTGAACATTATGAATTCTGCAAATTATAAATCTATGTGTTAATAAAATCACTAAgaccatacatacatgcatacatacatatatatatatagagagagagagagagagagagagagagagagagagagagaaaagatccatattacccctgtacTACTctaacttttttcctgcatgtGACTGACTGTTGTGATCAATGCCATATATTCTCACAATATAAAGTGAAGGGATAAATTTAGACATGGAAGGCATGATGTCCAATGATTTTTCAAATTGCTAAAGCTTTAGCAATTTTCAATAGCTGAACAGATTGTCAAGGCTCTACAAACCCGAGGCAAATGGTCTGCAAGCAGTGATCCGTTGATTGACTAGCTCAGTAATGTAATGGCTTTGGTTGCTCAGCTCCATGCAGAAATTGTATAACAAAAAAGAGTTTCCATCAAGTGAGAAACGTTTGAGGGTAACTACATGCAggacataccggtatgtcactgcaaacatcaaagtccataAGACGTGCACGTAAACATTGATGACTGGGATCTATTGGTAAAGATGGCATTCAGTgtgtcaaaatttcaacttgatcagATTTATGAATTAAATTACCCTgtcaatcatttgcatatctcctAGGTGATGGGCTGTGTATCCGTGGTACAAATAACTTGTCATTTTTGGCTAGATAAGCTTAATCTGCAAACGGCATGCTAACACTGCGTATTTCTGTATGAAACGTCAAAAGTTTACGAACGTTTCTGTTGAAAACAGCGACAACTTCCAAGAAGAGGCTGCGAATGTTTAAGTCGATTATGTGAAGAGAATTGAAGTGTTGACATGGCCATAGACTGAATGCAAGATCACACATCTACAGTAACATTTTAATTTCACAGCATGCAGCATCGACACTATATCAGACGgtcactccaatgaccaagctacccgagtggcaaaggctacggattcgcagcaaacCAGTTTCTTTGGAAGGCGTATGAGGCCTATCGGC
The DNA window shown above is from Ptychodera flava strain L36383 chromosome 5, AS_Pfla_20210202, whole genome shotgun sequence and carries:
- the LOC139133002 gene encoding DNA (cytosine-5)-methyltransferase 3A-like, giving the protein MFRHVKFVSDMESGRSKQVKKKAAKHESHPFTAGKQRKRIKRLKSKSINEGKKRLQQTYKYLPPKMAGLQNTQQTAAEASCTDNPGTNMMAVGTHASTVKECPGGMSFFKAKRRQKRKRSLHGNACVVQSAAKKWSDVQQTRDQFHEFIERMPSQLSRRQQHVGCVQQPRHSMAKEKRSVSKNVRAGYGGTAKYRQWMSTEQQQKDVVQKSLVSSKDALEKRQSGSNSHFPDQDLISGKGRKVCPPAGSVCDGDLLCSENMISETDTERSDVESKDGENCNRKRYLELVEHLTTGLQDDSLWCTSTPDRDRYTGKVGDDEFEAGDSISEDDESTTERHVKTYKSQESKAEMVVLMGVQEDGESSDQDFDLIDGSVIEVPGAKENISFDRDIGDMGNSEVHGTFAPIDGIDETRSKNCRQGHQEIANDGEQVCEDLMSDIFSMASGPEDAVTVSEQAFWNMEPSGIEVIDGQDDNNNDIIFTEELANLSAEVPSDGPQSSLNDLFFVSGLDQASNSDQQNQIQKHTTDADRSDLEIGDISEREVGDTDFVVMKTAYPTGPAVENKVSTPSGLEATDSIDGKPNEEGKTEQKRPGGHGTFEGQGSLRGLSAWQLCLRQTVKKVDKFQAGGKKLHKKPRKQKRERQGSSKSVIKAKRSKLKIAIKAKQSKLKIRPDKEEPKATGDIEKQEFGEGQLVWGKLKHYPWWPGKIISPSYANHKPAKAHQRWIFWYGDAKISLIDVNCLKQFRNFQDNFHEVSFSRMKTYKTAVHEALKVAADRAFQTSLNEQGMGPSSDPHDEIRNLKKKDCGELISWAKDNFQPEGHESIEPSNDDKLQACNLDSAEDSDGIEDEQLKEKVQRMKNVRETRITEVREGKKKIQDVCIVCGDESLIVAQHPLFEGGLCETCRVDYLHSFFLYDDDGFQSFCSVCSEGSEVLLCSDSTCSRIFCTSCLDVLIGPGTSDKEEQIEGWLCYMCRSGSEHGLLRRQDNWNSRLHEMMLADIDSANSPNRYIFPIPLRHDRRPIRVLSLFDGISPVAVILKKLGIKVDCFYASESDSSAVVIARAREPNICHVQGIRDITEENLAEWGPFDLLLAGCRFSNLRSTKTKPKDYDPDRFALKPSVQRVLEFHRIFKALTGNRDVSKPFFWLFESEADIDKEDELSVSKLLQVESMAFDSNDVSALIGFRYFWGNLPGMNRPGFWKKNYSETVQDFLSGDYDRQAQYDHIETIIPKASARKNRKMDLPVKMGDEYDELWTTEIEKLLGFPEHYTNVTDLEQSKKQRLLCECWSLRMVKHLLAPLKEYFACDS